The Camelina sativa cultivar DH55 chromosome 16, Cs, whole genome shotgun sequence sequence CCATAGAGACGCGCGCCATGTCTCCATTGAGTCATCATTACATAGGGATTGTAAAGCATAGTGTGATGCTACAAGAGTTTGTCTTTGAGAATGAGCTTTGTATATCTAGTTATTTAGGGTCTGAGATGAAGATCGAGTATGAGAGTTATATATTGCTGCAAGTTGTTGGCATTGCAAGTGTAATCAAAGCTTCTATCCAAGAGAGATTATCATCTCCACAATGGAATTATATTGTGATAtcatttagtttttaattattaagaaaCTCATAGTTGTGAGTTTTtatttgagagaaaacattgagaatttaagacaaacaaaacagaacaccaCAATGCCATTCTCAAGCCTGTAGTTGATAGGAGAAACCATTAACAGTGAGACCACCATCAACACAAATGGTCTGGCCTGTGATATAAGAAGCCGCAGGTAGACACAAGAAAGCCACAAGTGATGCGACTTCATTCGGCTCTCCAACACGACCAAGTGGAGTCCTACTCAACAATCCGTACTTGAAACTAATGTCCTCAAGATacttgaaggaaaaaaaattaagagatgGTTAGAGGGAACTATGATTTGTTACAATcacaagaaaatgtaaaaaagtCGTTATTATTACAGATTGAGACAGAGGAGTATTGATGACATTTGGTGCAACAGCGTTGGCTCGTACGCCATGTTTTGCCCATTCACATGCCAAATTTTTAGCTAGCTGAATCAAAGCTCCtgtaaacaaattaacaatacacagaaaaaaaaaaatacaacactCGGTGTTAATCAGTAAGTCTTGCAATGAACTTCATCTATGCTTCTAATAGTAACTATATATGTCTCTGGTTACCTTTCGTTAGACCATAAATGGATCCAGCGTCAAAAGATATTATCCCTGCAACCGAGGAAACAAAGACGATGCTTCCATAGCCTGAAGCCTTTAGGAGTGGATGTGAAAGTTGGCAAAAATGGTAAGCAGCT is a genomic window containing:
- the LOC104749949 gene encoding tropinone reductase homolog At2g29340-like isoform X1, whose translation is MDKRWSLQGMTALVTGGASGIGYAIVEELAGFGARVHVCDISEAKLNQSLSEWEKKGFQVSGSVCDVTSRPGREKLMQTISSQFDGKVNILVNNVGGIRSKPTTEYTEDDFAFHISTNVEAAYHFCQLSHPLLKASGYGSIVFVSSVAGIISFDAGSIYGLTKGALIQLAKNLACEWAKHGVRANAVAPNVINTPLSQSYLEDISFKYGLLSRTPLGRVGEPNEVASLVAFLCLPAASYITGQTICVDGGLTVNGFSYQLQA
- the LOC104749949 gene encoding tropinone reductase homolog At2g29340-like isoform X2 yields the protein MESSRYDCSCNRWSQRNRFCVLFRYAIVEELAGFGARVHVCDISEAKLNQSLSEWEKKGFQVSGSVCDVTSRPGREKLMQTISSQFDGKVNILVNNVGGIRSKPTTEYTEDDFAFHISTNVEAAYHFCQLSHPLLKASGYGSIVFVSSVAGIISFDAGSIYGLTKGALIQLAKNLACEWAKHGVRANAVAPNVINTPLSQSYLEDISFKYGLLSRTPLGRVGEPNEVASLVAFLCLPAASYITGQTICVDGGLTVNGFSYQLQA